One Ancylobacter novellus DSM 506 genomic window, GTGGTCGAGAGCATGTCCGGCTATATTACGAGTTGGCTGCGCGAGGGCACGCTCGACGCTGCCGTGGTGTTCGGGGGTGGTGCCGCGAGCGATCGCAGTGCCTCGCTGCGCCCTATCGCCGAGGAGGAGCTCTATATCGCCACGTATGATCGGGCCGTGGTTGCTCCCTTCCTGAGCGACAGGGACGAGATCCGCATGCGCGACGTGCAGCATCTGAAACTGGTGATGCCGGGTCCTGAGCATGGTCTGCGGGTGCTCGTCGAGGCGACGGCACGGCGCCACGCCGTCCCCCTGAATATCGCCATCGAGATCGATGCCTCGCCGCAGATCTTCGAACTGGTGCGTCGCGGCCACGGCGCGACGATCTGTTCCCTGGCGGCCCGTCATCCCGGATCGATATCGAGCCTGGCGGGCAGGTTGCCGATCCATACGTTCCGCATTGTCGATCCGGGCTTCCGTCGTACCGTCTACCTGGCGACGCCGCTGAACCGGCCGTCTTCGCGGGCCACGATGGCGGTTGCCGAGGTGGCGGTGGAAACACTGCTGTCGCTGGCAGCCACCGACGAGTGGAAAGCCAGACGCCTGAGATAGCTAGGGCCTCGGCGCCTGCAAACGCATCAATCCCGTCCGCCCCCCACGGCATGGTTCCCTTCAAGCGAGAACCGGAGATCGACCGATGACGGCTGAGCCGCTACGTGTTGTTTCTCGACCGCTCGACCTTCCTGAACGACATGTCCTTGCCGTCCTTCGCCCTCCAGCGAGGTAGTTCTTCGCGTTCCAGCGAGGTAGTTCTCCATCAGGCGTCCGCGCCCGAGGAGGTCAGCGCGCACATCGAGCGGGCGGACGTCGTCATCACCAACAAGGTGCCCGTCATCGCCGCCGCGCTCGCGAAGGTGCGGCGGCTGCGGTTCATCGCCGTCGTCGCGACCGGCTACGACGTCATCGAGCGCGAGGAAGCGCAGGACGTTCTCCGCCAAAAGGAGAGAAAAGCCAGGAGGTGCTTTGCTAATTTTTGGGCTCTGGAGCCATCACCGCATCAGCGGAATGTAACAGTCAACGTCTCTAGAAAGATACGCGTGACATATGCGAATATGCGTTTATCTTTATCTAAATGGATCGAGAATATTGATATTATCTAAATATACTTCTGGATTATTTATGTTAGCATAGAATATAAGGCACGGAATTATGTGGTATAATGTCCTGGTTGGTAGGGAGGCGCAGATATTTAAACTATGAAATTCTATTTCATTTATCCAAGTATCATTATTTTGATCAATTTGCGAAAGAACAGTTTCCAAGCTTCGCGCCGCTAAGGTGCGGCGGTCATTTTTTCCGTCCAAGGTCGCAGCTGCGAGGGATGCCTTCGCCAATTCGACCGTGGGCCAGAATGGGCGGCGGGCCGACGTGAACGTACCCCAGGCGTCGATGGAATTCGGGATCGTTTGATCTGGTCCTGTGGCAGGAACTCCGGCGGCTTTGAGGCCGAAGTCGAACAGACGCCAAGCCAGGTGAGTTGCGCGTGTCGAGCCGGTTTTCGTGGCATAGACGAAGAGGAGCCAAGCCCATTCGAAATGATGGCCGATCTCCCTCTGCCGCCTTTTGGGCTCGACGGCATCCCATTGGGGGCCGAACCACTCATCGATCGCGCCGTGTTCGTCCACGAGGCGCGCCGCGAGGTCGACGATCCGTTCTGCACGTCCGAGCCATCCACCATTCGAATCGGCAGCGGCGAGCATTTGAAACGCCTCGAACAGGTGCATCTGGGGATATTGCAGACGGAGAAGCTCCGCCCCCGAAGGCTCACGATAGCCTCCCAGAGGGTCGAGCCATTCGCTGTCGAGACGAACGGCGATCTCTTCGGCGACCGTTAGCACTTCCGTCTTTCCGGTCGCCGCGCTGTAGCCGCCAAGCGCCAGAAGGACAAAGGCGAGATCGTACAGATCGCCGCGCGGATCGACGACCCGCCCGTCGCTGCCCACGCGATGCGCAAAATGCCCCGTTGTGAGACGGCAGCTATCGAGGAGAAAAGCGAGCCCATGCTCGGCGCCACGCAGCGTTCCCGGCGCCTTGTCGAACCGATATGCCATGCTGAAGGTGTAGACGAGCCGGCCGGTCACCATGGTGGTGTGTTCGCTCGGCAGGGGCTGCCATTGCTCGCTCGCGCGATACTCCTCCACATATCCGCGGAGGCCCGGTCGGCAGGTGCGCTCGACCCAGCGAGGGATGAATCGGCCTTTCAGCCATGCCGAAAGGTCGGTGGCCTGTGCAGGGGCGAAAATAGCGGTCATTGAGCGGGTTCTATCGTGACGCCGCTCACATCACCGCGCCGATCTGCCAGGGTACGAACTCGGCGTCTCCATAGCCGAGCCGCTCCGATTTGGTCCGCTCGCCGGATGCCACGCGCAGCAGGGCATCGAATATCTCGCGGCCCTTTGCCTCGAGCGAGACGCCCTCGAGTATCTCGCCGCAGTTGATGTCCATGTCATCTGTCATGCGGTGGTACATTTCGCTGTTGGTAGCAAGCTTCAGCGAAGGCACCGGCTTGCAGCCAAATACCGAACCCCGCCCGGTCGTGAAGCAGATGAGGTTGGCTCCTCCGGCGACCTGGCCGGTGGCCGAGACCGGATCAAAGCCGGGCGTGTCCATGAAGACGAGGCCGTGCGAGCGCACCGGCTCCGCATATTCATAGACCGCCTGCAGTACGGCTTGGCCACTCTTCGCGACGGCGCCGAGGGACTTCTCCAATATGGTGGTGAGCCCGCCGGCCTTGTTGCCGGGAGAGGGGTTGTTGTTCATCTCGGCACCGTTGCGCGCGGTGTAGCCCTCCCACCAGCGCAGCCGCTCCATCAGCCGGTCTCCGACGCGGGGAGATGCGCGGCGCACCAGCAGATGCTCGGCGCCGTAGATCTCCGGGGTCTCGGAGAGGATCGAGGTGCCACCGTCGCGCACCAGAAGGTCCGAGGCGAAGCCGAGCGCGGGATTGGCGGTGAGAGCGGAGTAACCGTCCGAGCCGCCGCATTGCAGGCCGAGCATGAGTTCGCTGGCGGGGCGCGTCTCGCGCCGTGCGGAGGCTGCGCGCGGCAGCATCTCGCGGATGGTGCCGGAGATCTGGTCCACGGTACGGCGCGTACCACCGGTCTCCTGGATCGTCAGCGTCCGAAAGCCGTCGCTTTCCTCGACCCCACATTCCTTCTTCATCCGGGCGATCTGCAGCACTTCGCAGCCGAGGCCGACCATCACCACGGCGGCGAAATTGGGATGACAGGCATAGCCCCACTGCGTCCGGCGCAGAACCTCGTAGCCCTCGCCCCGCTCGGCGAGGCCGCAGCCCGTGCCATGGACGATCGGCACGATGCCGTCGATGTTCCGATAAGAATCCAGAAGACCCGAGCGCTCTATCGCTTCGGCGGCAAAGCGCGCAACCGAGGCCGAGCAATTCACGGAGGTGAGGATGCCGATGTAGTTGCGCGTGCCGGTACGCCCGTCGCTGCGGCGGTACCCCTGAAAGGTCGAGGGAACGCCGAAGGCGGGCTGATCGACCGCGAGCGTGGCTGCGTCGAAGTCGCCATGGGGCAGGGTGGTCGCGCTCACATTGTGGACGTGCACCCATTCGCCGGGCGCGATGTCGGCGCTCGCCACGCCGATCGGCTGTCCGAATTTTATGAGCGGCTCGCCAGCGCTGATCCGGCGCAGGGCCATCTTGTGCCCGCGAGGAATCCTGTCGCAGGCAAGGACCCCGCTCGTGCGGTCGCCCGGCTGGATCGCGTCCACCGCGACGACGACATTGTCAGCCCCGTCGAGCCGAAGGATGCGCGGCTCTGCCCGAAATGAGGATAGGG contains:
- a CDS encoding UxaA family hydrolase, whose product is MSDVSLSSFRAEPRILRLDGADNVVVAVDAIQPGDRTSGVLACDRIPRGHKMALRRISAGEPLIKFGQPIGVASADIAPGEWVHVHNVSATTLPHGDFDAATLAVDQPAFGVPSTFQGYRRSDGRTGTRNYIGILTSVNCSASVARFAAEAIERSGLLDSYRNIDGIVPIVHGTGCGLAERGEGYEVLRRTQWGYACHPNFAAVVMVGLGCEVLQIARMKKECGVEESDGFRTLTIQETGGTRRTVDQISGTIREMLPRAASARRETRPASELMLGLQCGGSDGYSALTANPALGFASDLLVRDGGTSILSETPEIYGAEHLLVRRASPRVGDRLMERLRWWEGYTARNGAEMNNNPSPGNKAGGLTTILEKSLGAVAKSGQAVLQAVYEYAEPVRSHGLVFMDTPGFDPVSATGQVAGGANLICFTTGRGSVFGCKPVPSLKLATNSEMYHRMTDDMDINCGEILEGVSLEAKGREIFDALLRVASGERTKSERLGYGDAEFVPWQIGAVM
- a CDS encoding LysR family transcriptional regulator translates to MDLRDLRAFVAIAETGSLAAAAKVLHSSPPSLSARLRDLEDELGAALFERWARGLTLTEQGREFLSHAYAILKQAEDAKASMLSREKPPVGTVRFGVPGSLVGLLTTQLIETCLARFPQVRLRVVESMSGYITSWLREGTLDAAVVFGGGAASDRSASLRPIAEEELYIATYDRAVVAPFLSDRDEIRMRDVQHLKLVMPGPEHGLRVLVEATARRHAVPLNIAIEIDASPQIFELVRRGHGATICSLAARHPGSISSLAGRLPIHTFRIVDPGFRRTVYLATPLNRPSSRATMAVAEVAVETLLSLAATDEWKARRLR
- a CDS encoding AGE family epimerase/isomerase; amino-acid sequence: MTAIFAPAQATDLSAWLKGRFIPRWVERTCRPGLRGYVEEYRASEQWQPLPSEHTTMVTGRLVYTFSMAYRFDKAPGTLRGAEHGLAFLLDSCRLTTGHFAHRVGSDGRVVDPRGDLYDLAFVLLALGGYSAATGKTEVLTVAEEIAVRLDSEWLDPLGGYREPSGAELLRLQYPQMHLFEAFQMLAAADSNGGWLGRAERIVDLAARLVDEHGAIDEWFGPQWDAVEPKRRQREIGHHFEWAWLLFVYATKTGSTRATHLAWRLFDFGLKAAGVPATGPDQTIPNSIDAWGTFTSARRPFWPTVELAKASLAAATLDGKNDRRTLAARSLETVLSQIDQNNDTWINEIEFHSLNICASLPTRTLYHIIPCLIFYANINNPEVYLDNINILDPFR